In Exiguobacterium sp. 9-2, the genomic window GTACTAACGACCGATGACAAAGTCAGAATCATTTGCGAAAATAAAGAAGCTGAAGTAAGGTAGGGTCTTAGTCCATCTGTTGGAAGTAGGCTCGACGGATGGAACAATTAGCGGTAACATAGAGAAGCATAAAAAGAAGAGGGGTCTTACTCATGAAAAAAATCGTAACCGTTAGTACGTTAGCGCTTCTCCTTGCAGGATGTAATCCTGGAGATCAACAAGCGGACGATACGACGAAAACTGAACAGAAATCAGATGAGACAACACAATCAAAAGACGAAACGAAAAAAGAAGACACAGCAAAAGACACGAACAAAGAAGAAACAAACAAAACAGACAAAACAGATGAAACAACGAAAGACGATACGTCAGAAGATGCAAAACAAGAAGACAAGTCATCTGAAGACAAATCATCCGATGAGACGACACAAGAGGACCAAGGATCTTCGGATGACGCAACGAAGGATGAAACAGAAAAGAAAGATGATACACCTGCAGCAGAGAACAAAACAGAAGACAAAAAGGACGAATCGACGGATAAACCGGATAGTTCGTCTCAGGATCCAGAGCAGGAAAAACCATCGAAACCAGAAGATGAGACGCCAGACGTCGATAAATCAGCAGATGCCAAAGCCGATCTTTCGCTTGGAATGCTCGTCGTTGTCAACAAGAAGTATAGCTTGCCAATCGACTACAAGCCGTCGGATCTCGTCGTTCCAAACGTCAGCTTCTCCTATTCGGGTGTACTTGAACAAAGCTACATGCGAGCACCAGCTGCGAAACAGATGGAAAAGATGTTCGCTGCTGCTAAAAAAGAAGGCGTGACATTGAACGCTGTCAGCGGATTCCGTTCCGGCGCACGTCAAAAAGTATTGTATAATAATTATGTCGCACGTGACGGCAAGGCAGCTGCTGATCAATATTCAGCACGCCCTGGTCACAGTGAACACCAGACCGGTCTCACTTTTGATATTTCGGCACCAAGCGTAGGTAATGGATTAACTGCCGCTCTTGGCGATACGAAAGAAGGAAAATGGATCGCGAATAACGCAGCGAAGTTCGGCTTCATCGTTCGTTACGACCGTGGTTTCCAGTCGCGGACGGGTTATACGTATGAGCCATGGCACATTCGTTATGTCGGAGTCGATGTCGCGACACAAATTAAAAATAACGGACAGACTCTTGAGGAATATATGAAAGTCGGTCACTAAGAGGTTGGAGGTTGACTATGATTGAAATCATAGGGATTTTGGTTCTTGGCTATCTGCTTGGTTCGATTCCGTTCGCATTACTTGTCGGGAAATGGGGACACGGAATCGATATTCGTCAACAAGGTAGCGGGAATCTCGGAACGACGAATACGTTCCGTGTCTTGGGGAAAAAGGCAGGAATCATCGTCTTGATCGGTGATCTTGGAAAAGGAGCCGTCGCGAGCCTTGTTCCGATCTTGATGGGCGCGGATGTGCATCCGCTGTTTGCTGGATTAGCGGCTGTCGTCGGTCATATCTATCCGATTTTCGCAAAGTTCAAGGGCGGAAAGGCAGTCGCGACGTCTGGTGGGATGTTGCTCGTGACGAGTCCGATTCTCTTCATCTTTCTGCTCGTATCCTTTTTGACGACACTTCGCCTGAGCCGGATGGTCTCGCTTAGTTCGATTGTCGCAGCAAGTGTCGGGATTGTCGTGTCGATCACGATCGGCGTCTTGACGAACGATTGGATCGTTCCGACCTTCTTTACGGTTCTTGCGTTGTTCGTCATCTTCAAGCACCGTGATAACATCCAACGGATTCGCCAAGGAACAGAGTCTAAGATTCCACTCTTTGCAAAGAAATCATCTGAATGAACGACTAATGACGCGTCTGCATCTCACTCATTGAGAGGCAGGCGCGTCTTTCGTTTGATGAAAGAGTCGGATAACGGACGAATTCAACGACATTTCATAGGAACTACACGTTTATTTACATCGGATTTACAAGACCTTTACAGACGTTCGCTACACTAGAACTAGAACTGGTCTGTAAAGGGGGAAGCGCACGTGTCGTTATTAGGAGAAGAGCGGAAATCACGCATCATGGAATGGCTGGAAGAGGAAGGGAAAGTCATGACGAAGGATTTGATCGAACGTCTCGATGTCTCGGGAGAAACGGTACGACGCTACTTAGAGGAGTTGGAACGCGAACGTCAATTGAAGCGTGTCTATGGCGGTGCTATCTATCAAGGAGGAAAACGGGAGACGCCGATCTCACGGCGAACGGATCAGCTGTCCCGCCGTTTAGCGCGCTATGCGAAAGGGTGGCTCAGTGACTATTCCTGTATCTTTCTCGGACGGGGAGAACCGGTCGAGCATTTGTTACCTTATTTAACGGGAAACGCGACGATTGTCACGAATTCACTGATCGTCGCCAGTCACTTGGAGCAGTGCCGTAAGACGGGACCGTTCACTGGGGAAATTCGATTGTTAGGCGGAACAGTCGATGCATACGGACAGACGGTCGGGGTCGAGGTATTGCAAGCGCTGGATGCCTATGCTTTTGATGCCTGTTTCCTATCGTTTGATGGTGCTGAGATTGAGCGAGGCTTCGTCAGTGATGATATCGAATCGTCACTTATCCAAAAAGCGGTCATTAGTTGCACAAAAGATGTCTACGCCTTCTTAGCCAATGACGAGTTCCAAGGAAACCGAAAATATAAAGTGGCAGAGTTCCGGCGCGCGAAAATCGTCCTCAGTCCAGCTTCCTATCCGCCATCATGGGAGATGAAACTGTTCAACGAACGCGTGAACTGGATGGTCGTCTCATGATACACTGATGCGGGAGGGATGTATCATGTTAGAAATCATCGCATCGACCGTAGAAGAAGCGGTCGCAGCAGAACAAGCCGGAGCGGACCGGATTGAGCTCGTTTCCGCATTATCCGAAGGGGGATTGACGCCGAGCTACGGACTGATCCGTCAAGTCGTCTCGACGGTCGAGATTCCGGTTCACGTCCTCGTGCGACCACATAGTAAGTCGTTCGTCTATTCGAAATCAGATGAGGAGACAATCATCACGGATATTGACTTGATCCGTGAACTCGGTGCAGCCGGGATCGTCGTCGGCTCATTGACAGCAGACGGTCGTGTCGACGAAGGTTTCCTCGGTCGCATCATCAAACATAAAGGGGAACTGTCATTGACGTTCCACCGAGCAATCGACAGTAGTCGTGATATTTTTGAAGCGGCAGAAGTACTCGCTGATTTTCCGGAAGTCGACCGGATCTTGACGTCAGGTGGTCAAGCGACGGCACTAGAAGGTAAAGAGACAATCGCACGTTTGATTGCAGACTATCCGGACTTGATCATCTTACCAGGATCCGGCATCACACTTGAAAATGCAGAGGCACTTCTTGAAGCAACGAAGGCGTCCGAACTGCATGTAGGATCGGCGGTCTTACAAGACGGTGCCATTCAAAAAGAACGCGTTGAGGCGTTGACACGACTCCTAGGATGATCATCGAGTGAATCAATCCATTTTTCTGATCTGTTGAGATGAGGGAAATGGATTTTTTCATGCGCTCGTGACGACTTTTCGACGATTCGCTTCAAGCAGATGAAAAGCAGAGTGGGAGAACTAGGTTTTTCAAAGGAACTGGGCTAAAATCAAAAGTGGAAATAGTGGATATAAAGGAGTACGACATGAACCCTAAACAATTGAAACAAGCTGCTCTTGGTACGTTAAAAGGACAATGGTTGGTCGGATTAAGCATCTCGATCATCTACTTCCTTATTTTTGCGCTCGCTGCAAGCCGGATGTCATTTGATCAAGATGACATTGATAGTATGGTTCGATTCATCGCACTGAACATGGTCGTCACGATCGTCCTGGCTCCAGTGACGGTTGGTCGAACAATTGCTTACTTACGTTTCACCCGCGAGGAGTCTGCCGGAATCGGAACACTGTTCGAAGGGTTCTCTTCGTTTCGACGTGCTTTCCGGACGATTGCCGCATATGCGATCGTAACGGTATTGGTCTATGTTGGATCATTTTTGATCTTACCGGCACTATACTTTTACCTAG contains:
- a CDS encoding D-alanyl-D-alanine carboxypeptidase family protein — its product is MKKIVTVSTLALLLAGCNPGDQQADDTTKTEQKSDETTQSKDETKKEDTAKDTNKEETNKTDKTDETTKDDTSEDAKQEDKSSEDKSSDETTQEDQGSSDDATKDETEKKDDTPAAENKTEDKKDESTDKPDSSSQDPEQEKPSKPEDETPDVDKSADAKADLSLGMLVVVNKKYSLPIDYKPSDLVVPNVSFSYSGVLEQSYMRAPAAKQMEKMFAAAKKEGVTLNAVSGFRSGARQKVLYNNYVARDGKAAADQYSARPGHSEHQTGLTFDISAPSVGNGLTAALGDTKEGKWIANNAAKFGFIVRYDRGFQSRTGYTYEPWHIRYVGVDVATQIKNNGQTLEEYMKVGH
- a CDS encoding DeoR/GlpR family DNA-binding transcription regulator, with the translated sequence MSLLGEERKSRIMEWLEEEGKVMTKDLIERLDVSGETVRRYLEELERERQLKRVYGGAIYQGGKRETPISRRTDQLSRRLARYAKGWLSDYSCIFLGRGEPVEHLLPYLTGNATIVTNSLIVASHLEQCRKTGPFTGEIRLLGGTVDAYGQTVGVEVLQALDAYAFDACFLSFDGAEIERGFVSDDIESSLIQKAVISCTKDVYAFLANDEFQGNRKYKVAEFRRAKIVLSPASYPPSWEMKLFNERVNWMVVS
- a CDS encoding copper homeostasis protein CutC; amino-acid sequence: MLEIIASTVEEAVAAEQAGADRIELVSALSEGGLTPSYGLIRQVVSTVEIPVHVLVRPHSKSFVYSKSDEETIITDIDLIRELGAAGIVVGSLTADGRVDEGFLGRIIKHKGELSLTFHRAIDSSRDIFEAAEVLADFPEVDRILTSGGQATALEGKETIARLIADYPDLIILPGSGITLENAEALLEATKASELHVGSAVLQDGAIQKERVEALTRLLG
- a CDS encoding DUF975 family protein, whose translation is MNPKQLKQAALGTLKGQWLVGLSISIIYFLIFALAASRMSFDQDDIDSMVRFIALNMVVTIVLAPVTVGRTIAYLRFTREESAGIGTLFEGFSSFRRAFRTIAAYAIVTVLVYVGSFLILPALYFYLAYRLVPYILVDRPELSFWQVLGESRRMMKGHKRELIMLYLSFIGWGILALLSTVGVIFLTPYFDTTMAHFYERLKPTRSVKG
- the plsY gene encoding glycerol-3-phosphate 1-O-acyltransferase PlsY — encoded protein: MIEIIGILVLGYLLGSIPFALLVGKWGHGIDIRQQGSGNLGTTNTFRVLGKKAGIIVLIGDLGKGAVASLVPILMGADVHPLFAGLAAVVGHIYPIFAKFKGGKAVATSGGMLLVTSPILFIFLLVSFLTTLRLSRMVSLSSIVAASVGIVVSITIGVLTNDWIVPTFFTVLALFVIFKHRDNIQRIRQGTESKIPLFAKKSSE